A stretch of Geobacter sp. DNA encodes these proteins:
- a CDS encoding cytochrome C — protein sequence MIRSSFRHIALAALTLHLVSSIAIGAAIADTAAKPPATVCLACHGSQTGRGGIPVKPWQGSVHAAEGIGCQDCHGGDPKDAANAMSPARGFLGVPAEEGIPAFCGRCHVGILEDYQKSAHGRALGKGGPTCVTCHGSHEVQKVTLEIINEKRCSACHPYERAARIKAAMQEVERNLVRIDGEITRLKQEGVDTDAWGKQLFAVRNRYHRLFHDVDVALVQQESAAIKGELDKLDDFLSRTDEERYQRKIAGAFVVGGFLVAALLAHLLAKSYD from the coding sequence ATGATCCGCTCCTCTTTCCGTCACATCGCTCTCGCAGCACTGACACTCCACCTTGTATCATCGATCGCCATTGGTGCTGCCATCGCCGATACAGCGGCAAAACCGCCCGCAACCGTCTGCCTCGCCTGTCACGGCAGCCAGACGGGCCGCGGCGGCATACCGGTCAAGCCATGGCAGGGAAGTGTGCATGCCGCAGAGGGGATCGGCTGCCAGGATTGCCATGGCGGCGATCCCAAGGACGCAGCCAATGCCATGAGCCCTGCCCGCGGGTTCCTGGGAGTGCCTGCAGAAGAGGGGATTCCCGCTTTCTGCGGCCGCTGTCACGTAGGCATCCTGGAAGATTACCAGAAAAGCGCCCATGGCCGGGCATTGGGCAAAGGCGGCCCCACCTGCGTCACTTGCCACGGCAGTCACGAAGTACAGAAGGTGACCCTGGAGATCATCAACGAAAAACGGTGCAGCGCGTGCCATCCCTACGAGCGGGCAGCCAGGATCAAGGCGGCCATGCAGGAGGTGGAGCGCAATCTGGTGCGCATAGACGGCGAGATAACCCGCCTGAAGCAGGAGGGTGTGGATACCGACGCCTGGGGAAAACAGCTCTTTGCCGTGCGCAACCGCTATCACCGCCTCTTCCACGATGTGGATGTCGCTCTGGTACAGCAGGAATCAGCAGCCATCAAGGGAGAGCTCGACAAACTGGATGATTTCCTCTCCCGGACCGACGAAGAGCGCTACCAACGCAAGATTGCCGGTGCTTTCGTGGTGGGAGGCTTTCTGGTGGCAGCCCTTTTGGCACACCTCCTGGCGAAAAGCTATGATTAG
- a CDS encoding PDZ domain-containing protein, with protein MKIKLFRAALGLVLITIISAGVISFLLWRNHPKSNDRESIELFKEVVAIVRQDYVEEVNPKKLMESAIAGMLASLDPHSAYMPADSFKEMRIQMSGEFGGLGIEISLKDNRLTVISPIEDTPAFRAGIKANDHIFKIDDKLTRGLSITDAVSRMRGEKGTRVTLTILREGSPKPLIFHLTRDIIKTRSLKSRTLEPGFGYIRLAHFQETTGPEFTKALKSLHEQNGGTIKGLIIDLRNNPGGLLNQAVEVADHFIGEGFGNGLVVYTEGRIPTSRMKLTTKIGEKEPHYPIVVLINGGSASAAEILAGAFQDHHRAVILGTQSFGKGSVQSVIPLRDKAGLKLTTARYYTPSGRSIQAKGITPDIIVNQIDMSKAVEQPDNHLRENDLEGKIAPTTSGHPAPAVRKPPLEGPETKKTPLKEVHGPVLFGELKSDYQLSRAMELLHGLDMMAQRSLPGR; from the coding sequence ATGAAGATCAAACTGTTCCGCGCGGCTCTGGGGCTGGTACTGATAACGATCATCTCGGCGGGTGTCATCTCGTTCCTCTTGTGGCGGAATCACCCCAAGTCGAATGACAGGGAGAGTATCGAGCTCTTCAAAGAGGTCGTTGCCATCGTCAGACAGGACTACGTGGAAGAGGTCAACCCAAAAAAACTCATGGAGAGCGCCATCGCGGGGATGCTCGCCTCGCTCGACCCGCACAGCGCCTACATGCCGGCCGATTCATTCAAGGAGATGAGGATACAGATGTCCGGGGAATTTGGCGGACTCGGTATCGAGATATCCCTCAAGGACAACAGGCTGACCGTTATTTCGCCCATCGAGGATACCCCCGCATTCCGCGCAGGCATCAAGGCAAATGACCATATCTTCAAGATCGACGACAAACTGACCCGCGGGCTCTCCATAACCGATGCGGTAAGCCGGATGCGGGGAGAAAAAGGGACACGCGTCACCTTGACCATCCTGCGCGAAGGTAGCCCAAAACCGCTAATATTCCATTTGACTCGCGACATCATCAAGACCAGGAGTCTCAAATCCCGTACCCTTGAGCCCGGTTTCGGCTATATTCGCCTCGCCCATTTCCAGGAGACAACCGGCCCCGAATTCACTAAGGCCCTCAAATCGTTGCATGAACAGAACGGCGGTACCATCAAGGGATTGATCATCGATCTGCGGAACAACCCCGGTGGTCTGCTGAACCAGGCCGTAGAGGTTGCCGACCACTTTATCGGCGAGGGCTTCGGCAATGGTCTGGTGGTCTATACCGAAGGGCGGATACCGACATCACGCATGAAACTGACCACGAAGATCGGTGAAAAGGAGCCACACTACCCGATCGTCGTTCTCATCAACGGTGGCAGCGCCAGTGCCGCGGAGATTCTCGCCGGGGCCTTCCAGGATCATCACAGGGCAGTCATTCTGGGAACCCAGAGTTTCGGCAAGGGCTCGGTACAGTCAGTCATCCCCCTGCGCGACAAGGCAGGGCTCAAACTGACGACTGCCCGCTATTACACCCCCAGCGGCCGATCCATCCAGGCCAAGGGGATCACGCCCGATATCATCGTCAACCAGATAGACATGTCAAAAGCCGTGGAACAGCCCGACAACCATCTCAGGGAAAACGACCTTGAGGGGAAGATTGCTCCCACCACTTCCGGACATCCTGCTCCGGCAGTCCGCAAACCCCCGTTGGAGGGGCCGGAAACAAAGAAGACCCCGCTCAAGGAAGTGCACGGGCCGGTCCTTTTCGGCGAACTGAAGAGCGACTACCAGCTTTCACGTGCAATGGAGCTCCTGCACGGGCTCGACATGATGGCACAGCGTTCTTTGCCCGGACGGTAG
- a CDS encoding class 1 fructose-bisphosphatase → MHSEPGKTKFQIDLRRHLRGQDICDNLIHVICEIAEASKYVINAVRTGDLGVAGTSNLYGEEQLALDVLSDRIIRKRLIHTGVVCNIASEEMDEIFQAQAAADGLYSVAYDPLDGSSLVDVNLAVGTIVSIYKGCDLLQTGRNQVAAMYILYGPRVSLVYSVGNGVHEFTLNQLMEFTLTRENVTMKPSGDIYSPGGLRNKYTPENEKFIRYLEAKGSKLRYSGGFVPDINQVMMKGKGIFMYPALQGSPRGKLRLLFELNAMAYLIEHAGGAASNGVIDILDVQPESLDHRAPVYIGCKEDVEKAKEFLRGA, encoded by the coding sequence ATGCACAGCGAACCGGGCAAGACAAAGTTCCAGATCGACCTGCGGCGACACCTGCGCGGGCAGGATATCTGCGACAATCTTATCCACGTGATCTGCGAGATCGCCGAGGCAAGTAAATACGTGATCAATGCGGTCCGTACCGGTGATCTGGGTGTGGCGGGTACCTCCAACCTCTACGGTGAGGAACAGCTCGCCCTTGACGTCCTCTCCGACCGGATCATCCGCAAGCGCCTGATCCATACCGGCGTGGTCTGCAACATTGCCTCCGAGGAGATGGACGAGATCTTCCAGGCCCAGGCAGCGGCAGATGGTCTCTACTCCGTGGCCTACGATCCGCTGGACGGTTCCTCCCTGGTCGACGTCAACCTGGCCGTCGGCACCATCGTCTCCATCTACAAGGGGTGCGATCTCCTGCAGACCGGCCGCAACCAGGTCGCTGCCATGTATATCCTCTACGGACCCCGAGTGTCGCTGGTCTATTCCGTGGGGAACGGCGTCCACGAGTTCACCCTCAACCAGTTGATGGAGTTCACCCTTACCAGGGAGAACGTCACCATGAAACCGTCTGGCGACATCTATTCTCCGGGCGGTCTGCGCAACAAGTATACCCCCGAGAATGAGAAGTTCATCCGTTACCTGGAGGCGAAGGGGAGCAAGCTCCGCTACTCCGGCGGTTTTGTCCCCGACATCAACCAGGTGATGATGAAAGGGAAGGGGATTTTCATGTATCCTGCTCTGCAGGGTTCTCCCAGGGGAAAACTCCGGCTTCTGTTCGAACTGAACGCCATGGCCTACCTGATCGAGCATGCCGGCGGGGCCGCCAGCAACGGCGTTATCGATATCCTCGATGTCCAGCCCGAGAGTCTCGATCATCGTGCCCCGGTCTACATCGGCTGCAAGGAAGACGTGGAAAAGGCCAAGGAGTTTCTTCGCGGCGCATGA
- a CDS encoding cytochrome bc complex cytochrome b subunit: protein MNPLQKLHTWIDVRIGIDALLKKELTGYLLPRNINAWYSLGSILLAIFTIQVLTGILLLVYYVPDAEKAFQSVTFIMNQVPFGWLFRTCHAVGSNLMVLALFGHLLSVLFMGSYKSPRELNWLSGFILFNLVMGISLTGYLLPWSQLSFWATTVATNSVGVVPVIGEQLVEFLRGAKSVGPPTLSRFFVLHVVVIPAAIAGLIGIHLFLLKRTGISRPPFGLSDTRNAWRSEQYQYEDHPDGIPFFPNFALRDLSSILLYLALFSTVVFFLPNLFFPTQAFVPADPFQTPDRIKPEWYFLPNYQTLRILPSELLGLAVQGAAMTFLALLPFIDRGKERHPLKRPLFLTCCICGILTFIGLMIWGHYS from the coding sequence ATGAATCCATTGCAGAAACTCCATACCTGGATCGACGTCCGGATCGGCATTGACGCGCTGCTCAAGAAGGAGCTGACCGGCTACCTGTTGCCGCGCAACATCAATGCCTGGTATTCGTTGGGAAGCATCCTGCTTGCCATTTTCACCATCCAGGTTCTGACCGGCATCCTGCTCCTGGTCTATTACGTGCCTGACGCGGAAAAGGCGTTCCAGAGCGTCACCTTCATCATGAACCAGGTCCCCTTCGGCTGGCTGTTCCGGACCTGTCATGCGGTCGGGTCCAACCTGATGGTCCTCGCCCTGTTCGGCCATCTGCTTTCGGTGCTCTTCATGGGGAGCTACAAATCACCCCGCGAACTCAACTGGCTCTCAGGCTTCATCCTCTTCAACCTTGTGATGGGGATCTCTCTCACCGGCTATCTTCTCCCCTGGAGCCAGCTCTCCTTCTGGGCGACCACGGTTGCCACCAACAGCGTCGGTGTTGTCCCGGTGATCGGCGAGCAACTGGTGGAATTCCTGCGCGGGGCAAAGAGCGTCGGTCCTCCTACCCTGTCACGATTTTTCGTCCTCCATGTGGTGGTCATCCCGGCCGCAATTGCAGGCCTGATCGGAATCCATCTCTTTCTGCTGAAACGGACCGGCATCTCGCGCCCACCGTTCGGGCTGAGCGATACCCGCAACGCATGGCGCAGCGAACAGTACCAGTATGAAGACCATCCCGACGGCATACCCTTTTTCCCCAACTTCGCCCTGCGCGATCTGAGCTCGATCCTGCTCTACCTTGCCCTCTTCAGCACGGTAGTCTTTTTCCTGCCGAACCTCTTCTTCCCGACGCAGGCGTTCGTCCCGGCCGACCCCTTCCAGACCCCTGACCGGATCAAACCGGAATGGTACTTTCTTCCCAACTACCAGACCCTGCGGATACTGCCGAGCGAGCTTCTCGGCCTGGCCGTCCAGGGGGCGGCCATGACCTTTCTCGCCCTCCTCCCGTTCATCGACCGCGGCAAAGAGCGGCATCCGCTCAAGCGACCGCTGTTCCTCACCTGCTGCATCTGCGGGATTCTCACCTTCATCGGGCTGATGATCTGGGGGCACTATTCATGA
- a CDS encoding response regulator, whose translation MKPGIMILDDDVAILQMLKTVFTGDDLQLYLESDCESAIKKVLTEHPSVAIIDINLPKKSGFEVLQQIKKIDPGLSVIMATAHNTTQNAIEAMKHGAYDYVTKPFDMKKLKSTVQKAIECNLLNRKVRFTKEREQLPEPDTDEDVMIGSSPEMIEIWKMVGKIADSDATVLIQGESGTGKELLARAVYNNSRRKNRPFLAVNCAALPENLLESELFGHEKGSFTDAHTRRIGKFEQCNGGTIFLDEIGEMSMANQGKLLRVLENQEFERVGGNETIKVDVRVVAATNKSLLQSVKEKTFRLDLFYRLRVVSFFLPPLRERLEDIPLLVDLFIRRFSKKFGKKIKGVAPELMEMMVNHPWEGNIRELKNVINSATVLCKGDVLLPQDFETLLMVKTGMKEIDFEGAGDDYYTVFWSMLEPVFEGLCLKNKGAIYENINMGLEKALIHMAMQKSNNNQVVAAKLLGISRNTLRDRLERYKIGSPV comes from the coding sequence ATGAAACCAGGGATCATGATCCTGGACGACGATGTGGCGATCCTGCAGATGTTGAAGACCGTGTTTACGGGCGACGATCTCCAGCTCTACCTGGAGAGCGATTGCGAGTCAGCCATAAAGAAGGTGCTGACCGAGCATCCCAGTGTTGCCATCATCGACATCAACCTGCCGAAGAAATCGGGCTTCGAGGTGTTGCAGCAGATCAAGAAGATCGATCCGGGGCTTTCGGTCATCATGGCCACGGCCCACAACACCACCCAGAACGCCATCGAGGCGATGAAGCACGGCGCCTACGATTACGTGACCAAGCCGTTCGATATGAAGAAGCTCAAGTCTACCGTCCAGAAGGCTATCGAGTGCAACCTCCTGAATCGCAAGGTCCGTTTCACCAAAGAGCGTGAACAGCTGCCCGAGCCGGATACCGACGAAGATGTGATGATCGGCTCTTCCCCGGAGATGATCGAGATATGGAAGATGGTGGGGAAGATCGCCGATTCGGACGCCACGGTCCTTATCCAGGGTGAGAGCGGCACCGGCAAGGAGCTTTTGGCCCGCGCCGTCTACAATAATTCGCGCCGCAAAAACCGCCCTTTCCTGGCAGTCAACTGCGCTGCCCTCCCGGAGAACCTCCTGGAGAGCGAGCTGTTCGGCCATGAAAAGGGTTCTTTCACCGATGCCCACACCCGGCGGATCGGCAAGTTCGAGCAGTGCAACGGCGGCACCATCTTCCTCGACGAGATCGGCGAGATGAGCATGGCCAACCAGGGAAAACTGCTGCGGGTGCTGGAGAACCAGGAGTTCGAGCGTGTCGGCGGCAACGAGACCATCAAGGTCGATGTGCGGGTCGTCGCTGCCACCAACAAGTCGCTCCTCCAGTCGGTCAAGGAGAAGACCTTCCGTCTCGATCTCTTTTACCGGCTGCGGGTGGTGTCATTTTTCCTGCCGCCGCTGCGCGAGCGTCTCGAGGATATCCCGCTGCTGGTGGATCTCTTCATCAGGCGTTTTTCCAAGAAATTCGGCAAGAAGATCAAGGGGGTGGCGCCTGAGTTGATGGAGATGATGGTCAATCATCCCTGGGAGGGGAATATCCGGGAGCTCAAGAACGTCATCAACTCCGCAACGGTCCTCTGCAAGGGGGATGTGCTGCTGCCGCAGGATTTCGAGACCCTGCTGATGGTCAAGACCGGCATGAAGGAGATCGACTTCGAAGGGGCCGGGGACGACTACTATACCGTTTTCTGGAGCATGTTGGAGCCGGTTTTCGAGGGGCTTTGCCTGAAGAACAAGGGTGCCATCTACGAGAACATCAACATGGGGCTGGAAAAGGCCCTGATCCACATGGCGATGCAGAAGAGCAACAACAACCAGGTTGTGGCGGCAAAGCTGCTCGGTATCAGCCGCAACACCCTGCGGGACCGACTGGAGCGTTACAAGATCGGCAGTCCCGTCTGA
- a CDS encoding Rieske 2Fe-2S domain-containing protein — MNTGTRRRFLATSLAALLAGTAGAVLYPLLRYLAPRRTDTAQRAVRIPLAEIPDGTAKFFDFEGKPAVLVSSKGKLVCLSAVCTHLGCIVQWQKDQGEFRCPCHGGRFTIDGTVVSGPPPRPLAKLPFTVVNGTVTVG, encoded by the coding sequence ATGAATACCGGCACCAGAAGGAGATTTCTCGCTACCAGCCTCGCTGCACTCCTGGCCGGGACAGCCGGGGCGGTCCTCTATCCGCTGCTGCGCTATCTTGCACCTCGACGCACCGACACGGCGCAGCGTGCAGTCAGGATCCCCCTTGCCGAGATCCCAGACGGCACGGCTAAATTTTTCGATTTTGAAGGAAAACCTGCCGTGCTGGTCAGTTCAAAGGGGAAACTGGTCTGCCTCTCAGCAGTCTGTACCCATCTCGGCTGCATCGTCCAGTGGCAAAAGGACCAGGGAGAATTCCGTTGCCCCTGCCATGGCGGACGCTTTACCATCGACGGCACGGTGGTCTCCGGACCGCCGCCACGGCCACTGGCCAAACTGCCGTTCACTGTCGTAAACGGCACGGTTACCGTTGGATAG